The region GGCGTTTTGAACGTTGAGCTGCCGCCGAGTTGCACTGCGCCGTCTTGAAGAGACAGCTCGGTCGCATTGCCCTGATTATCCACAAATCCACCGACGCGGCCATTGCCCAGCAGCGGGCTCAGCCCCGCCAGCATGGGTTCCATGTTGCCGCCCGTATTGTTCCGTAGATCAATGATCCAGCCGCAGCTGGTCGCAGCCTTGGCATTCACCAATCCCTGAGCCAACGTATCCGCGTAATTTTGCAGAACCTCAACTTCATCTGCCACCACTGCGGGCACCTTCACCATAGTCATTCCACCCGAGGTTTCAAGGGCAGGACTTTGCAGCGGCCCCATGCGCTCGGAGAGGCTTTGGCCTTCATCCAGCAGTTTGGAGTGTGGGCCACCAGCTACTGCCAGCGCTTCCCGCAGCGCAGGGAAAATAGCTGCGTAGTTGGGGGCTTCCCGGGTGGCTGCAACAGCATCCGCACGTGCCTTACGCCATTTCTCGCCCGTAGCATAGTAGCCATTATTCATCATGCTCAGGGCCGTGTCCGCATAGGCTGCAGGCGTGGGCGGCACCAAATAAAGCCCAAAGCGTGGGCCGTACTGCCACAGCAGGGCCAGCCCTGCCAGAAAGCCTACCAGCAGCAGGGCCATCACCACCTTGAACAGGGCCGAGAGCCCACCACTACGTCCTTCACGTGACGCTTGTTGCATGGGCCACCCTAACACCCCATTCTCCCGTCTGTATGAACAGAATGCCGGCCAGCCACGCCGCTACGGCTGCGTTTCCTTCTCCTCGGCTTTCTCTGCTGCGGCCGCCATCAGAGCCGGTGCCACCCTCAGCACCTCTGACCGACTCCGTATCAGCAGGTGCCGAGCAGGCTACAGCTTGCCGCCTGAAAGTCCCTGTTTGCACTCGCCAGCAGCGAGGCGAGGGCATGATGGACCCTAAAGAGCTGAGTGAAAAGGAGATACAGAACAGGATAAACCGCAGCGAGAAAAGCGTTAGCCATGTGGCTTGAGAGACCAGCGCACAAGCTTTAGCTCTCAAACTCAAGCTTTCCTTCCCAACAAATCTCACCATCTACGGCGGTATCGGTCGGCTTCAGACCCAGGCTCTCGGCGAGGTGATTTGCGGAAAGCCCCCAGCTGCTCAACGCGAAGGCGGAGGCCGAGCCATTCGCCCGACGCGGCCTCGCGGCAATTCAGTTCAATCCGGCAGGCGTCTTCCGGCCGGCCTTCCAAAAGCACGACGCGGATAACGGCATCATGAAAATCAAATCGCTCCATGAAGGCCGCCGCAACCGCCGCCGTAC is a window of Deinococcus sp. Marseille-Q6407 DNA encoding:
- a CDS encoding S41 family peptidase → MQQASREGRSGGLSALFKVVMALLLVGFLAGLALLWQYGPRFGLYLVPPTPAAYADTALSMMNNGYYATGEKWRKARADAVAATREAPNYAAIFPALREALAVAGGPHSKLLDEGQSLSERMGPLQSPALETSGGMTMVKVPAVVADEVEVLQNYADTLAQGLVNAKAATSCGWIIDLRNNTGGNMEPMLAGLSPLLGNGRVGGFVDNQGNATELSLQDGAVQLGGSSTFKTPHYQEVTGPIAVLQDGRTASSGEVALLAFYGRSNTRTFGAPSAGLSSANQVRKLYGGTEMLVTVALDTDAAGKVYGNVLEPQQPTDPQAAPEAARAWLMEQCH